The following coding sequences lie in one Rutidosis leptorrhynchoides isolate AG116_Rl617_1_P2 chromosome 4, CSIRO_AGI_Rlap_v1, whole genome shotgun sequence genomic window:
- the LOC139845122 gene encoding 10-epi-juneol synthase-like, with the protein MATLDSNSTTKVNINSATQPIRPLANFPPSIWGDCFLSFHIDDLEQKAYAKAMEKPKEELGRLIIDTSMDANEKLSLINSVHRLGLTYLFREEIKVQLDKLIKELDMNDYDVAHLYTISVNFQVFRQFGYNLSSDVFNKFKDDHSSHKFKEYIMDDVKGMLSFYESTQLRTTNECILDEALVFTQTQLMSVVERLEGNLAKQVKHALMSPFHKGMQMVEARYYFANYKEECSRYDSLRKLANAHFNYLQLMQKEELRIMTK; encoded by the exons ATGGCCACACTTGATTCTAATAGTACCACTAAGGTCAACATCAACTCGGCCACACAACCGATTCGTCCTTTAGCCAACTTCCCTCCATCAATATGGGGTGATTGCTTCTTGTCATTCCATATCGACGATTTG GAGCAGAAGGCATATGCTAAAGCCATGGAAAAGCCAAAAGAAGAGCTCGGGAGATTGATAATCGACACATCCATGGATGCAAACGAAAAATTAAGTTTGATTAACTCTGTCCATCGTCTTGGTTTGACATATCTTTTTAGGGAAGAGATTAAAGTTCAacttgacaaacttatcaaggagcTTGACATGAACGATTATGATGTAGCCCATCTTTATACGATTTCAGTTAACTTCCAAGTTTTTAGACAATTCGGTTATAATTTGTCTTCCG ATGTGTTTAACAAGTTTAAAGACGACCATAGCTCTCATAAATTCAAAGAATATATAATGGATGATGTAAAGGGTATGCTAAgcttttatgaatctacacaattAAGGACTACAAACGAATGCATCTTAGATGAAGCGTTGGTGTTCACGCAAACTCAGCTTATGAGTGTTGTAGAGCGTCTAGAAGGTAATCTTGCTAAACAGGTGAAACACGCGTTGATGAGTCCTTTTCATAAAGGAATGCAAATGGTAGAGGCAAGGTATTACTTCGCCAACTATAAAGAAGAATGTTCAAGATATGACTCATTACGGAAACTTGCAAATGCACACTTCAATTACTTGCAACTAATGCAAAAGGAAGAACTTCGTATTATGACAAAGTAA